One Flagellimonas sp. CMM7 genomic region harbors:
- a CDS encoding SDR family NAD(P)-dependent oxidoreductase, whose product MKKLENKVALITGATSGMGLQTAKRYLEEGAKVVLTGRSQEKLDALKSELEGDFLLVKAEASSVTDSEQLIKTTVDAFGKIDVLFLNAGVFRVETIDGLTEEIFDEVHNINVRGPLFTVKAAYNDLNEGASIIFNTSIVNVKGFAGMAAYASSKAALRSLTRTLASEFGPKGIRVNAIAPGPIDTPIYGKHNVPQESIDEMASGFPSMVSLGRFGSADEVATTALFLASADSSYITGAEIPVDGGLAQV is encoded by the coding sequence ATGAAAAAATTAGAAAACAAAGTAGCCTTAATTACAGGTGCCACAAGTGGAATGGGTTTGCAAACTGCAAAACGCTATTTAGAAGAAGGGGCAAAAGTTGTATTGACGGGAAGAAGTCAAGAAAAATTGGATGCGCTAAAATCGGAATTAGAAGGTGATTTTCTTTTAGTAAAAGCGGAGGCAAGTAGTGTCACTGATAGCGAGCAATTGATTAAAACTACGGTAGATGCTTTCGGAAAAATTGATGTACTCTTTTTAAATGCAGGTGTTTTTAGAGTTGAAACTATAGATGGGCTTACGGAAGAAATTTTTGATGAAGTGCATAACATCAATGTTAGAGGTCCTCTTTTTACAGTAAAAGCAGCTTACAATGATTTAAATGAAGGTGCCAGTATTATTTTTAATACGTCCATTGTAAATGTGAAAGGATTTGCCGGGATGGCGGCTTATGCATCAAGTAAGGCAGCTTTACGTTCTTTGACCAGAACATTGGCTAGCGAGTTTGGTCCCAAAGGAATCAGAGTTAATGCTATAGCGCCGGGCCCTATAGACACCCCAATCTATGGAAAGCATAATGTGCCTCAGGAAAGTATAGATGAAATGGCATCTGGTTTTCCATCTATGGTATCACTTGGAAGGTTTGGTAGTGCAGATGAGGTGGCTACAACCGCTTTATTTTTAGCATCTGCCGACAGTAGCTATATTACAGGTGCTGAAATCCCTGTGGATGGTGGCCTTGCACAGGTATAA
- a CDS encoding glycosyl hydrolase codes for MKAFQFFLALLLLISFDSEAQRRKKKIPSPSIVLSDSMYHGLKWRNIGPFRGGRSVTSSGVIGQPMTYYMGSTGGGIWKTVDDGITWKNVSDGFLKTGTVGAIAVSESNPNIVFAGMGEHAARGVMTSMGDGVYKSTDAGKTWKHVGLDETRHISDVIIHPTNPDIVFVTAQGAQYGPSNQRGVYRSLNGGDTWENVLFVDENTGASSLSMDMTNPLILYAAMWQHRRYPWTIESGGENSGLYKSTDGGTNWKKLKEGLPKAFGKAGISVSRANAERVFAVIEAEGKKGGVYRSDDAGKKWIQINSNRINIARSWYYMEIFADPQDENVVYVLNAPVTKSIDGGKSFTPLPTPHGDNHHLWINPNDNSKMINSNDGGANISNNGGKSWSTQQNQPTSQFYRVITDNLVPYNVYGGQQDNSAIAIASRTNDNGIDWKDWYSVAGCESAFLAFDPDNPEVVYGGCYQGIIEKWVRASREGKAIKEYPELGLGKVPKDFKFRYNWNAPIISSPHDRNTIYHAGNVVFKTMDGGQSWQVVSPDLTRNELEKQGEGGGPYTNEAAGGENYNTLMSLVESPHEQGVLYAGSDDGLVHITKDGGANWQNITPPNLPEGIINSIEVSPHDSATAYITVMRYKSMDLKPYIFKTSDYGNTWTKITNGITDKHTFVRVVREDKKQKGLLYAGTETGLYLSLNDGQNWQPFQLNLPVVPINDLTIQDNDLVAATAGRSFWILDDLGAIQNSLDTSEKLKIYKPKDTYRIFGGSPEKPVPGLGQNPKQGVTFDYYLPKDSDSLNLKLEILQNGTVIKTVNNTKPKDFKSWPGGPPKPNVLPSKKGHNRFTWDFSKEQIPSIDKVFVFGDYKGASVAPGVYTLRLSLESETVETEAIVLPNPKIDGTPADYAEQQQVLNQIENAVYAMHEAVNQMRSAKAQLKSYGKLLKENENASELLKVGDSLMKRIKIWEENLIQPQQKTFQDVINFHNQLNADFMHLKGFVDTAEPKVTKGAKERLRDLLAQWKTFENEKNSIVNIEMAKYNELYSTLKLPAILLED; via the coding sequence ATGAAAGCATTTCAATTCTTCCTTGCCCTTCTTTTACTTATCTCTTTTGACAGTGAAGCACAACGCAGAAAAAAGAAAATCCCCTCACCCAGCATTGTTCTTAGTGATTCCATGTACCATGGTTTAAAATGGAGAAATATTGGTCCTTTTAGAGGTGGAAGAAGTGTAACATCCTCGGGTGTCATTGGGCAACCCATGACCTATTATATGGGCTCTACTGGAGGTGGTATTTGGAAAACCGTTGATGATGGTATTACTTGGAAAAATGTTTCAGATGGTTTTCTTAAAACAGGAACTGTAGGGGCCATTGCCGTTTCTGAAAGTAATCCAAATATTGTTTTTGCAGGTATGGGGGAACATGCAGCAAGGGGAGTAATGACCTCCATGGGAGATGGTGTCTACAAATCTACAGATGCTGGAAAAACGTGGAAACACGTGGGTCTTGATGAAACACGTCATATTTCTGATGTGATCATCCATCCTACAAACCCAGATATCGTTTTTGTAACTGCTCAAGGAGCGCAATACGGGCCTTCAAACCAAAGAGGCGTTTATCGCTCATTGAATGGAGGTGATACATGGGAAAATGTGCTTTTTGTAGATGAAAATACAGGAGCTTCCTCTTTATCAATGGATATGACCAACCCACTGATTCTATATGCCGCAATGTGGCAACACAGACGTTATCCATGGACAATAGAATCTGGTGGTGAAAACTCAGGATTGTACAAATCCACAGATGGTGGCACCAATTGGAAAAAGCTTAAAGAAGGCCTCCCCAAAGCATTTGGCAAAGCCGGAATTTCAGTTTCACGCGCAAATGCAGAAAGGGTTTTTGCGGTTATTGAAGCAGAAGGAAAAAAAGGAGGTGTTTACCGAAGTGATGATGCTGGTAAAAAATGGATCCAAATTAACTCAAACAGAATAAACATAGCCAGGTCTTGGTATTATATGGAGATTTTTGCAGATCCGCAAGATGAAAATGTGGTCTACGTGTTAAATGCCCCGGTAACAAAATCAATTGATGGCGGAAAATCCTTTACTCCGTTACCCACTCCTCATGGAGACAACCATCATCTCTGGATCAATCCAAACGATAACTCTAAAATGATCAATTCAAACGATGGGGGCGCCAATATTTCAAACAACGGCGGTAAAAGTTGGAGTACACAACAAAATCAACCAACTTCCCAATTTTACAGGGTAATTACGGATAATCTGGTGCCGTACAATGTCTATGGAGGGCAACAGGATAATTCTGCCATTGCCATTGCCAGTAGAACCAATGATAATGGAATTGATTGGAAAGATTGGTATTCAGTTGCTGGTTGTGAAAGTGCCTTTCTTGCGTTTGACCCAGATAATCCAGAAGTGGTCTATGGAGGTTGTTATCAAGGTATTATTGAAAAATGGGTTCGCGCCTCTAGAGAAGGAAAAGCCATAAAAGAATATCCCGAATTAGGTCTGGGCAAAGTGCCAAAAGATTTTAAATTTAGATACAATTGGAACGCCCCAATCATAAGTTCTCCACATGATAGAAACACAATTTACCATGCAGGAAATGTTGTTTTCAAGACTATGGATGGCGGTCAAAGTTGGCAAGTTGTAAGCCCTGACCTCACTAGAAACGAATTGGAGAAACAGGGCGAAGGCGGAGGTCCATATACCAATGAGGCAGCTGGGGGAGAAAACTACAATACTTTAATGTCCTTAGTTGAATCACCACACGAGCAAGGAGTACTTTACGCTGGCAGTGATGATGGTTTGGTCCATATTACAAAAGATGGCGGTGCAAATTGGCAAAATATTACTCCTCCCAATTTGCCTGAAGGTATCATCAATAGCATTGAGGTATCCCCGCATGATTCTGCAACGGCCTACATCACTGTAATGCGATACAAATCTATGGACTTGAAACCCTACATCTTCAAGACCAGTGATTATGGCAATACCTGGACCAAAATCACAAATGGTATAACGGACAAACACACTTTTGTTAGGGTAGTTAGAGAAGACAAAAAACAGAAAGGATTGCTATATGCAGGAACGGAAACGGGCTTATATCTTTCTCTAAATGATGGTCAAAACTGGCAGCCTTTTCAATTAAACCTTCCTGTAGTGCCCATTAATGACCTTACAATTCAAGATAATGATTTGGTGGCCGCCACTGCTGGACGCTCATTCTGGATATTGGACGACTTAGGAGCAATACAAAACAGTTTGGACACCTCTGAAAAGCTAAAGATTTATAAACCAAAAGATACGTATCGCATCTTTGGGGGAAGTCCAGAAAAACCAGTTCCTGGCTTGGGCCAAAATCCAAAACAAGGTGTCACCTTTGATTATTATTTACCAAAAGATTCAGATTCTTTAAATCTCAAACTTGAGATCCTTCAGAATGGGACCGTTATAAAAACGGTCAACAATACAAAACCAAAGGATTTTAAATCATGGCCAGGTGGTCCACCAAAGCCAAATGTTTTGCCTTCAAAAAAAGGACACAATCGCTTTACCTGGGATTTTAGTAAAGAACAGATTCCATCAATAGATAAAGTTTTTGTTTTTGGCGACTATAAGGGTGCAAGTGTTGCTCCTGGTGTGTATACGCTAAGATTAAGTTTGGAGAGTGAAACAGTAGAAACTGAGGCTATTGTTTTGCCTAACCCAAAAATTGATGGTACTCCGGCAGATTATGCAGAACAACAGCAGGTATTAAATCAAATAGAAAACGCTGTGTACGCAATGCACGAAGCCGTTAACCAAATGCGCTCAGCCAAAGCACAATTAAAAAGTTATGGCAAATTGCTGAAAGAAAATGAAAATGCGAGTGAGCTGTTAAAGGTTGGTGATTCTTTAATGAAACGTATTAAAATTTGGGAAGAAAACCTTATTCAACCCCAACAAAAAACTTTCCAAGATGTTATCAATTTTCACAATCAATTAAATGCTGATTTCATGCATCTTAAAGGGTTTGTGGACACTGCAGAGCCGAAAGTGACAAAAGGGGCCAAAGAACGTTTGAGGGACCTTTTAGCACAATGGAAAACATTTGAAAACGAAAAGAATAGCATTGTAAATATAGAGATGGCCAAATACAATGAGTTGTACAGCACCCTGAAATTACCTGCAATACTATTAGAAGATTAA
- a CDS encoding pentapeptide repeat-containing protein, producing the protein MQQSFIVDQEFKGIDYTQNRLPKSDYENCVFDNCKFSDGYLDNQNFMECEFIACDLSNANLKNTIFKEVIFVGCKLIGLRFEDCSDFLMSFQFEKCNLNLASFLGMKLNNTRFVDCKLEQTDFVQTDLTGVLFSNCNMENAIFQHSILEKADLTTSFNLNIDPEQNRLKKAKFSKDNLIGLLRKYDIVIT; encoded by the coding sequence ATGCAACAATCGTTTATCGTCGATCAAGAGTTTAAAGGTATAGACTATACCCAAAATCGATTGCCCAAGTCGGACTATGAAAACTGTGTTTTTGATAACTGCAAGTTCTCAGATGGCTATCTTGACAATCAAAATTTTATGGAATGCGAATTCATAGCATGTGATTTGAGCAATGCCAATCTAAAAAACACCATCTTTAAAGAAGTGATTTTTGTAGGATGCAAATTAATTGGCCTCCGTTTTGAAGATTGTAGTGATTTCTTAATGTCTTTTCAATTTGAAAAGTGCAATTTGAATCTTGCGTCCTTCCTTGGAATGAAACTGAACAATACCAGATTTGTTGATTGTAAGTTGGAACAGACAGACTTCGTTCAAACAGATCTAACTGGAGTACTTTTCTCAAACTGTAATATGGAGAATGCAATTTTTCAGCATTCCATTCTTGAGAAAGCTGACTTAACCACCTCATTTAATTTAAACATTGACCCTGAACAGAATCGTCTGAAAAAGGCAAAGTTCAGTAAAGACAACCTTATTGGTTTATTGAGAAAATACGATATTGTAATTACATAA
- a CDS encoding CBS domain-containing protein, which translates to MAIKSFQGVRSKGASKKEYDAPILVEDYMTKKLVTFSPEQSILAVMESFAKNHISGGPVMDKNGFLVGIISEADCMKQISESRYFNQPILDKSVERYMTKNVETIPHDMSIFDAAGVFDKHKRRRLPVMKNDILVGQISRKDIVVAALKLSSHNWK; encoded by the coding sequence ATGGCAATCAAGAGTTTTCAAGGCGTTAGATCTAAAGGGGCTTCAAAGAAAGAATACGATGCGCCCATACTTGTGGAAGACTATATGACAAAGAAGTTGGTTACTTTTTCACCAGAACAATCCATCTTGGCAGTAATGGAGTCATTTGCAAAAAACCATATTTCAGGAGGACCTGTAATGGACAAAAATGGATTTTTGGTTGGAATTATTTCAGAAGCGGATTGTATGAAACAAATTTCTGAGAGCAGGTATTTTAATCAACCTATTTTAGATAAAAGTGTTGAGCGCTACATGACCAAAAATGTGGAGACCATACCTCATGATATGAGTATTTTTGATGCAGCTGGAGTTTTTGATAAGCATAAAAGGCGCAGATTGCCAGTAATGAAAAATGATATACTGGTAGGACAAATAAGCCGAAAGGATATCGTTGTCGCTGCTTTGAAACTCAGTTCCCATAACTGGAAATAA
- a CDS encoding M28 family peptidase: protein MKFSRTLALILLLFAVYWSYKSLMPPYHSDQDSGLQSFSTDRALVHVKNLAKEPHAVGFPGHANARGYVISELKKLGLETTTQEGYTAGDWANLSKATNILAKIEGSGEGKALLLLSHYDSNPHSSFGASDAGSGVATILEGVRAFLAENKTPKNDIIILISDAEELGLNGADLFVNNHPWTKEVGLVLNFEARGSGGPSYMLIETNRGNGTLIKEFTKANPKYPVANSLAYSIYKMLPNDTDLTVFREDADIDGFNFAFIDDHFDYHTALDTYERLDRTSLAHQGSYLMPLLKHFSETNLNDLKSLDDFIYFNLPFFNLVSYPFEWIWPMFGIAVLAFVLLLITGFKKQKLNVKDISIGFLPLFITLIINGVLGYFSWSAIKWWYPDFNDMLHGFTYNGHLYIMVYALLSLAVCFWVYHKYRKTSTSNLLAAPALIWLIICGLVAIYLPGASFFIIPLFGLLAAFMVTINQEEPNPFLLVFLALPAVFILSPFIKMFPVGLGLKMMVAATVFTTLLFFLVLPFFGQLKNKERLAYLAAFLFAVFSISAHIKSDFNEKRPKPSSLLYVYNTDNDSAIWATYDYRLIGWNGQFLGSEKRVPETGEYKTLPSKYRTEFTYVADAPKKAIAAPWIDTVKDTIIGNERILELCVTPKRKVNRLDIYSNPIKLNSAKVNNIKLSDYFLENRKKRLITNYITDNDYTELELSFPKDSVLELTFYEASNDLLTNTAFTVPERPKNSIPMPFVLNDAILVTKTVKFE from the coding sequence ATGAAGTTTTCAAGAACGCTTGCGCTAATACTGCTTCTTTTTGCAGTGTATTGGAGCTACAAATCTTTAATGCCGCCATATCATAGTGATCAGGATAGTGGATTACAATCCTTTTCTACAGATAGGGCCTTGGTCCATGTCAAGAATCTTGCTAAAGAGCCACATGCGGTTGGCTTTCCAGGACATGCAAATGCAAGGGGTTACGTTATATCCGAACTTAAAAAACTTGGATTGGAAACTACCACCCAAGAAGGATATACCGCTGGTGACTGGGCGAACCTCAGCAAGGCTACAAACATATTGGCCAAAATTGAAGGTTCGGGTGAGGGCAAGGCACTTCTTTTGTTATCCCATTACGATAGCAACCCGCACTCATCTTTTGGTGCCAGTGATGCAGGGAGTGGGGTTGCTACCATTTTAGAAGGTGTTCGAGCATTTTTGGCAGAGAATAAAACTCCAAAAAATGATATTATCATTCTTATTAGTGATGCAGAGGAATTGGGACTCAACGGCGCTGACCTTTTTGTAAATAATCACCCATGGACAAAAGAAGTAGGGTTGGTATTAAACTTTGAGGCACGCGGCAGTGGCGGGCCAAGTTACATGCTTATTGAAACTAACAGGGGTAACGGAACCCTTATAAAGGAGTTTACAAAGGCAAATCCCAAATATCCAGTAGCCAATTCCTTGGCATATAGCATATACAAAATGTTGCCCAATGACACAGATTTGACGGTTTTTAGGGAGGATGCGGACATAGACGGTTTTAATTTTGCTTTTATCGATGATCATTTTGATTACCACACGGCGTTGGATACTTATGAGAGATTGGATAGAACTTCTTTGGCCCATCAAGGCAGTTATCTAATGCCATTATTAAAACACTTTAGTGAGACCAATCTTAACGATTTAAAAAGTTTGGATGATTTCATATACTTCAACCTTCCTTTCTTTAATTTGGTTTCGTATCCGTTTGAGTGGATTTGGCCCATGTTTGGAATTGCAGTTCTTGCATTTGTACTTCTACTCATAACCGGTTTTAAGAAGCAGAAACTTAACGTAAAAGATATCTCCATAGGTTTTCTACCCCTATTCATCACTTTAATTATAAATGGAGTATTAGGGTATTTTAGCTGGAGTGCAATAAAATGGTGGTACCCTGACTTTAATGATATGCTCCATGGGTTTACCTACAATGGACATCTCTATATTATGGTCTATGCCCTTTTATCTTTAGCGGTATGCTTTTGGGTTTACCACAAGTATAGAAAAACAAGCACATCCAACCTTTTAGCAGCGCCTGCTTTAATATGGTTGATCATATGTGGCCTTGTTGCCATCTATTTGCCAGGAGCCAGCTTTTTTATTATCCCCTTGTTTGGTTTGCTGGCAGCTTTTATGGTGACCATAAATCAAGAGGAGCCAAATCCGTTCTTGCTGGTCTTTTTAGCACTGCCGGCCGTTTTTATCCTTTCCCCTTTCATAAAAATGTTTCCCGTTGGCCTAGGTTTAAAAATGATGGTGGCGGCAACTGTTTTCACCACCCTACTTTTCTTTTTGGTACTTCCATTTTTTGGACAATTAAAAAATAAAGAACGCTTGGCGTATTTAGCAGCTTTCCTATTTGCTGTATTTAGCATTTCGGCCCATATTAAATCAGATTTTAATGAAAAACGCCCAAAACCAAGCAGTCTTTTGTACGTGTATAACACAGATAATGATTCAGCGATTTGGGCAACTTACGATTATAGGCTTATAGGCTGGAACGGTCAGTTTCTAGGAAGTGAAAAGCGAGTCCCCGAGACTGGTGAATACAAGACACTCCCCAGTAAATACCGCACCGAATTTACTTATGTTGCAGATGCTCCAAAAAAGGCCATTGCAGCACCATGGATAGATACAGTCAAAGACACTATAATTGGAAATGAGCGTATTTTAGAATTATGTGTTACTCCAAAAAGAAAAGTCAATCGGTTGGACATCTACAGCAATCCCATAAAATTAAATTCGGCAAAAGTCAACAACATCAAACTTTCTGACTATTTTCTAGAAAATCGGAAAAAAAGACTGATCACCAATTACATAACCGATAATGATTATACGGAACTAGAATTGAGTTTTCCAAAAGACTCGGTGTTGGAGCTGACATTTTATGAAGCTTCCAATGACTTATTGACCAATACGGCGTTTACAGTTCCCGAAAGACCAAAAAATAGTATTCCAATGCCTTTTGTACTTAATGATGCTATCTTGGTGACCAAAACAGTAAAATTTGAATGA
- a CDS encoding SDR family oxidoreductase, protein MNDNIGVLGCGWLGLPLAKYFLSQGHKVYGSTTSAEKLRLLQKDGIHAYHISLSPAGIHGDIQGFLSNINILIINLPPKLRSGNQESFVEKIKLLHSEIKENTVLKIIFVSSTAVYGEVDGEVTETTVPKPSTESGRQLLECEQLFQQDNALETTIIRFGGLIGPNRHPVTMLSKRQKLTNGNHPVNLIHLDDCIHMISTLIENNYWNQVFNGVYPLHPTKKEYYSSEALKRGIPSPDYSGSSSDKFSKIVLSKNFLDKNHVFQTSILS, encoded by the coding sequence TTGAATGATAACATAGGTGTATTGGGTTGTGGTTGGCTTGGGCTGCCCTTGGCCAAGTATTTCCTTTCTCAAGGACATAAGGTTTATGGAAGCACAACTTCAGCTGAGAAGTTGAGACTTCTCCAAAAAGATGGCATTCATGCTTATCACATATCATTGTCTCCTGCCGGAATCCATGGAGATATTCAAGGTTTTTTGTCCAATATTAACATCCTGATTATTAATCTTCCACCAAAATTAAGAAGTGGTAATCAGGAGAGTTTTGTAGAGAAAATAAAATTACTGCACTCGGAAATTAAAGAGAATACTGTTCTTAAAATCATTTTTGTTAGCAGCACAGCAGTTTATGGTGAGGTAGATGGTGAGGTAACCGAAACAACAGTACCAAAACCTTCTACTGAATCTGGCAGGCAATTATTGGAATGCGAGCAACTTTTTCAACAAGACAATGCTCTAGAAACAACTATCATTCGGTTTGGAGGGTTAATTGGACCAAATCGGCATCCAGTAACAATGCTCTCAAAAAGACAAAAACTCACCAATGGGAACCATCCTGTGAACCTTATTCATTTAGATGATTGCATTCATATGATAAGCACTCTAATTGAAAACAATTATTGGAATCAGGTATTTAACGGCGTATATCCTTTACATCCAACAAAAAAGGAATATTATAGTTCGGAAGCCTTAAAAAGAGGTATTCCTTCACCCGATTATTCGGGTAGTTCCTCGGATAAATTTAGCAAGATTGTATTAAGTAAGAATTTTCTTGACAAAAATCATGTTTTTCAAACTTCAATTCTGTCTTAG
- a CDS encoding nuclear transport factor 2 family protein → MKGKIILGLLLILGVTIKAQNNEKENINKVLDDWHLAASNADFDSYFSKMTEDGVFIGTDATENWQNAAFKEFSKPYFDKGKAWSFTAVERNIYMNKTEDFAWFDELLDTQMKLCRGSGVIKKENGQWKIAHYVLSIAVPNDNVAELIKIKKEKDSLLLLRLKKK, encoded by the coding sequence ATGAAGGGTAAAATTATATTGGGTCTCCTGTTGATTTTAGGAGTAACGATCAAAGCACAGAATAACGAAAAGGAAAACATAAACAAGGTACTGGATGATTGGCATCTTGCAGCATCCAATGCTGATTTTGACTCTTATTTTAGTAAAATGACCGAGGATGGAGTTTTTATTGGTACGGATGCAACGGAAAACTGGCAAAATGCAGCTTTTAAAGAGTTTTCCAAACCTTATTTTGATAAAGGGAAAGCATGGAGTTTTACAGCTGTAGAACGTAACATCTACATGAATAAAACAGAAGATTTTGCTTGGTTTGATGAGCTATTGGATACACAAATGAAGCTTTGCAGAGGTTCCGGAGTTATAAAAAAAGAAAATGGGCAATGGAAAATTGCCCATTATGTACTTTCTATTGCTGTACCAAACGATAATGTTGCGGAACTGATTAAAATCAAAAAGGAAAAGGATAGTCTGTTACTTCTTCGACTTAAAAAGAAATAA